The sequence tatatatggaagaaaaacccacaatacaaaaactagatttattgaaagcgagactacaatttcgaaattcacctggattccaccttcaggtctgaagaggaaagggagaggaggggatataaaagagagagaggagaggcaacgcgggaacacggggcaggtgaggacagacgaacgaaagcagagggaggtcacatcaggtcggaggatcgggcggactatgcgccgggtggccggcatatggcagaaggcggaggatatgggaagcaaggagactatcagcaggagaaaagccgctgttcaagttgaaattaggcagcagctttataagggaagattccaccagtctgcgggagtggacatcggcggaaggaaagacaatccgcgctgctgaccagtccatctgatggcaaaagagggcgttattgttgtgtcccctggatatagcgtacttatgttgagacagacgcttggtaagactggcgcctgtttcgccaaagtactgcttatcacagcaggcacaaggaacagcataggtgcccaccttcgaggaggaaggagggctagtatggaccaggttgcgacggagagtgttcaactggcgaaagatcagcctgcagttgagagggtgaagagggcgacggagagagtatatttcctcagtgtagggcaggctgaggacgggcaggtgaggagtctctttaggaggagagtcgtggaagaaggtacgccgtgccctggataacgcggcgtcgagaacatgaccaagGTAGCCAAGTTTGGAGAACGACCGACGAAGGAAGacaatctctccatccaggtactgggggtcacagatgcgaagggcgcgaaggaacagcgaggtagcaacacctctcttcacatggagagggtggtatgacaagaagtgtatgtacataccattatGCATGGGTTTGCtgaatatggagaaggagaagtggtcagcagagcgatggactagggtgtccaagaaagggagcttgttgtcgacctcccattccaccttgaaacgaatggaaggagagagaaagttcagctgcatcaggaaacccggaaacagagcaggatcatgaggccagagagcaaagacgtcgtcgacataccttagCCAGATCGACgaccgaagggagatggaagggagaagctcagattcgaagaattccatgaacaggtttgccaggactggagagaggggagagcccatggcaacaccgaacgtctgagagtagaagcgaccttcgaaagaaaaggaagagtgttttgctattcatatatatatatatatatatatatatatatatatatatatatatatatatatatatatatatatatatatatatatatatatatatatatatatatatatatatatatatatatacaacatatatatatatatatatatataatatatatatatattatatatatatatatacatatatattatatatatatatatatatatatatgtatatattatataacatatatacatatgtatatatatatatatatatatatatatatatatatatatatatatataaacaaacacaatatatatatatatatatatataatatatatatatatatatatatataatatatatattatctacctatctgtctatatatatatgtatatgggtatgtatgtataattatatatatatatatatatatatatattatatatatatatatatatatatatatatatatatatatatatatatatatatatatatatatatatatatatatatatatatatatatatatatatatatatatatataggggccgcggtggccgaatggttagagcgtcggactcaagactgtcacgacggcaatctgagttcgagggttcgagtcaccgaccgccgcgttgtttcccttaggcaaggaacttcacctcgattgcctgcctagccactgggggaccaagtcagcccaagtcagtgccgggtaaatagagatggtgactcggaaaaaaaaaacaaaaaaaaacaccgggcggaaggcaatggcaaaccaccgctctaaattgccaagaaaaatcatggaaacccatgatcgtcaaggccgcggtggtagaatggttagagcgtcggactcgagactgtcacgacagcagtttgagttcgagggttcgagtcaccaaccgccgcgttgtttcccttgggcaaggaacttcacctcgattgcctgcctagccactgggtggccaagccagctcaagtcaagtgctggtcccaaggccggataaaataagaagagaatgattacctaaaaaggtaacaccggcactctccgtggaaaggaactggggaccctaccacgtactcactccaagagtatcacaacgtgaaaactgcaattgagtatcatgctgtgaccacggcggctcagacatgaacctaccgttaaatgatgaatatatatatatatatatatatatatatatatatataatatatatatatatatatatatataaatatatatatatatatgtatatacatttgtacctacatacctatatacatatatatagatagatagatatagatatgtatattcctacacacacacacacacacacacacacacacacacacacacacacacaaatacacacacacatatatgtgtgtgtgtgtgtgtgtgtgtgtgtgtgtgtgtgtgtgtgtgtgtgtgtgtggtgtgtgtatatatatgtatatatatatatatatatatatatatatatatatatatatatggatatggatatctatacatatatgtatatatatgtatatatatgtatatatatacatatatatacatatatatataca comes from Penaeus monodon isolate SGIC_2016 chromosome 2, NSTDA_Pmon_1, whole genome shotgun sequence and encodes:
- the LOC119579618 gene encoding uncharacterized protein LOC119579618; translation: MEFFESELLPSISLRSSIWLSKPMHNGMYIHFLSYHPLHVKRGVATSLFLRALRICDPQYLDGEIVFLRRSFSKLGYLGHVLDAALSRARRTFFHDSPPKETPHLPVLSLPYTEEIY